The Vicia villosa cultivar HV-30 ecotype Madison, WI linkage group LG1, Vvil1.0, whole genome shotgun sequence genome includes a region encoding these proteins:
- the LOC131615029 gene encoding uncharacterized protein At5g01610-like yields MTNLAVPLLLLTVALTISSAAPTAYEALRNFNFPAGILPQGVTNYELDESSGNFRADLNGSCSFSLEGSYQLSYKSTITGHIADNKLTDLRGISVKVLFFWVNILEVVRKGDALDFSVGVATASFPLDSFFVSPQCGCGLDCGTLRIRKLKLNAKSPSLSSA; encoded by the coding sequence ATGACCAACCTCGCCGTCCCCCTCCTCCTCCTCACGGTGGCCCTAACCATCTCCTCCGCCGCACCCACAGCCTACGAAGCCCTACGAAACTTCAACTTCCCAGCGGGGATTCTCCCACAAGGTGTAACCAATTACGAACTTGACGAATCTAGTGGAAATTTCCGCGCCGATCTGAACGGTTCGTGCAGTTTCTCCTTAGAAGGATCTTATCAATTGAGTTACAAATCAACAATCACGGGTCACATAGCTGATAACAAACTTACCGATCTCAGGGGTATAAGCGTCAAAGTGTTATTCTTCTGGGTCAACATTcttgaagttgttagaaaaggGGATGCCCTTGATTTTTCTGTGGGAGTCGCGACGGCTTCTTTTCCGTTGGATAGTTTCTTTGTTTCTCCACAGTGCGGTTGCGGTTTGGATTGTGGTACTTTAAGAATAAGGAAACTTAAATTGAATGCAAAAAGCCCTTCTCTTTCATCTGCTTAG